The Paracholeplasma brassicae genome contains a region encoding:
- the ispF gene encoding 2-C-methyl-D-erythritol 2,4-cyclodiphosphate synthase — translation MYSSIVLCAGLGSRSELGYNKVTHLFNGKPIFLHSVDVFLKRSHEVIVVINPNDEAFMKEALPKEVKITYGGNTRGESVLSGLKLVTNPNVLIHDGARPFINEDMVIQIEDQLLEYDAVMLAKSVINTIYEKQDDGLHVLERNKLFEAETPQGFKTDKIKLAYVKQQGLFTDDISLYQACYKDEVGLIFHGYDNHKITTKQDLLNLDKKGNGVMYKIGHSYDIHQTDSNRKLILGGLEIKADKGLMGHSDADVLLHAVAEAILGALGLGDLGTIYPDTDPNNKDLDSKVIVGFVVDKMKQTGYQISNLDATVFLEKPKLAPHIDDIKQSVARLLETELSNVNIKAATNEKLDAIGEERAIAASATVLIKKG, via the coding sequence ATGTACAGTAGTATTGTGTTATGCGCAGGTTTGGGGTCAAGAAGCGAACTTGGGTATAATAAAGTAACGCATTTATTTAACGGAAAACCAATCTTTTTACATTCCGTTGATGTTTTCTTAAAACGAAGCCACGAGGTAATCGTGGTCATCAATCCAAACGATGAAGCCTTTATGAAAGAGGCATTACCAAAAGAAGTTAAGATTACTTATGGTGGTAATACCAGAGGCGAATCCGTTTTATCGGGTTTGAAGTTAGTAACCAACCCAAATGTGTTGATTCACGATGGGGCAAGACCATTTATTAATGAAGACATGGTCATTCAGATTGAAGACCAACTACTTGAATATGATGCCGTGATGTTAGCCAAATCGGTAATCAACACGATTTATGAAAAACAAGACGATGGACTACATGTCTTAGAAAGAAACAAGCTGTTTGAGGCCGAAACCCCACAAGGATTTAAGACCGATAAAATCAAGCTTGCTTATGTCAAACAACAAGGCTTATTTACGGATGATATATCACTTTATCAGGCGTGTTATAAAGACGAGGTTGGGCTGATTTTTCATGGTTATGACAACCATAAAATCACAACCAAACAAGATTTGTTGAACTTAGATAAAAAAGGAAATGGTGTTATGTATAAAATCGGACACAGTTACGACATTCATCAAACAGATAGCAATCGAAAATTAATCTTAGGTGGCTTAGAAATCAAAGCGGATAAAGGATTGATGGGTCATAGCGATGCCGATGTCTTATTGCATGCGGTAGCCGAAGCCATCTTAGGCGCGTTGGGGCTTGGTGATTTAGGCACGATTTACCCTGATACGGATCCAAATAATAAGGACTTAGATTCAAAAGTGATTGTTGGGTTTGTCGTTGATAAAATGAAGCAAACAGGCTATCAAATTTCAAATCTAGACGCGACGGTTTTTTTAGAAAAACCCAAACTAGCACCGCACATTGATGACATCAAGCAAAGCGTTGCAAGACTCTTAGAAACGGAGTTAAGTAACGTCAATATTAAAGCAGCAACCAATGAAAAATTAGACGCCATCGGCGAAGAAAGAGCCATTGCCGCTTCTGCGACGGTGCTTATAAAGAAGGGATAA
- a CDS encoding 5-formyltetrahydrofolate cyclo-ligase encodes MTKESIRRDMLLKRKSLDHTELEVLTNELLERIESHPRFTKATRIGLYYPINQEPNLLRLMTRHKDKRFYFPRVVDNQISYFLVNDLNDLEKTVFQLFEPKLTLPKSNDLDLYLIPCVATTGCYRIGYGRGYYDQYLKRNKGYTIGVTMPFAKFQQGYEESHDIALDEIL; translated from the coding sequence ATGACTAAAGAATCAATTAGAAGAGATATGCTTTTAAAACGAAAAAGCTTGGATCATACTGAACTTGAGGTCCTAACAAACGAGTTATTAGAACGCATTGAATCACACCCAAGGTTTACTAAGGCCACAAGGATTGGTCTTTACTATCCAATCAATCAAGAGCCAAATTTGCTCAGATTAATGACAAGACATAAAGACAAGCGGTTTTATTTTCCAAGGGTAGTTGACAATCAAATATCGTATTTTTTAGTCAACGATTTAAATGACCTAGAGAAAACAGTATTTCAATTATTTGAACCGAAGTTGACCTTACCTAAGTCGAACGACTTAGACCTCTACTTAATCCCGTGTGTTGCAACCACGGGGTGTTACCGTATTGGTTATGGTAGGGGCTATTATGATCAGTATTTAAAACGAAATAAAGGGTATACGATTGGGGTAACGATGCCTTTTGCAAAATTTCAACAAGGGTATGAAGAATCACACGACATCGCTCTTGATGAAATCTTATAA